The region GCGTGGCCTAAGGACGTCGACGCCATCGAGAAGTCTGGCGTTTACCGCGGTCGGTACCACGTCCTTCACGGGCTTCTTTCTCCGCTGGAAGGGAAGGGGCCGGAGCAGCTGCGTATCCGTTCGCTCCTCGAAAGGCTAAAGACGGACGAGCGCATCGAAGAGGTGATTCTCGCCTTAGATGCGACGACCGAAGGGGAGGTTACGGCGAACTTCATCGCCCGCCTCCTCCGCGACGCCCCACTTACCGTGACGCGTCTCGGGTACGGCCTTCCCGTGGGAGGATCCTTGGAATTCACAGACGAACTGACCCTTGCCCGCGCCCTCGAAGGGAGGCGGAAGGTTGAATTCTCCGCGGGCGGTGCAAAGGAGGCCAAAGAG is a window of Brockia lithotrophica DNA encoding:
- the recR gene encoding recombination mediator RecR — its product is MLPRSLRELMFRLQKLPGVGPKTAARLAYHILSMREEEAIGLAEAILTARRRIRECSICHAYTEDEVCPICRDPHRDPRQLMVVAWPKDVDAIEKSGVYRGRYHVLHGLLSPLEGKGPEQLRIRSLLERLKTDERIEEVILALDATTEGEVTANFIARLLRDAPLTVTRLGYGLPVGGSLEFTDELTLARALEGRRKVEFSAGGAKEAKEKPDGRPEEGETPRSG